A region from the Fundulus heteroclitus isolate FHET01 unplaced genomic scaffold, MU-UCD_Fhet_4.1 scaffold_132, whole genome shotgun sequence genome encodes:
- the LOC105919623 gene encoding ATPase family AAA domain-containing protein 2 isoform X3, whose protein sequence is MVVLRSNSGGVGAEPERRSLDLETSSDFLSLTPTLQRKSARVTRSSRTLNDSFSSPENASVNGHVELKQDDGSGLTQSLRSRRQRVKLEVSFADMEPRSSSPVDEDKAEGCCTRKSSRLQREAKSSGEKQREDVSDEVEGSSTSKRSHFELQSRGVEEEEEEEEDPSVRRSSRITRYKLDSRNQSALYDRLITNTAEAVLQKMDNMQKMRRRLRSRDRENNEELGVYSSGRLRRSLSTTTKSNKTEEKNPEADEDDNGEEGEDEEEEDEEEDGEDEEEENHQRYDFRQRKTVVRYQAPLDEPREPRKRSMYFKEHSSPTRRRFRFSSTAPRSPYNQRRTSRRRHAIHSSDSTSSSSDEEKFQRRRSLNRSRSVNRCLPMNLVKEDLLGIHKDRMKIGASLADVDPMHIDKTVRFDSIGGLSRHISALKEMVVFPLLYPEVFERFRIQPPRGCLFYGPPGTGKTLVARALANECSQGERKVAFFMRKGADCLSKWVGESERQLRLLFDQAYQMRPSIIFFDEIDGLAPVRSSRQDQIHSSIVSTLLALMDGLDSRGEVVVIGATNRLDSIDPALRRPGRFDREFLFGLPDREARKEIVRIHTRQWSPPPSEAFLEELAEKCVGYCGADIKAVCSEAALCALRRRYPQIYSSSQKLVLDVNSIVITNKDFKCAMSKMVPAAQRAVVSPAKALIPTIRPLLSATLQTILHTVRRVFPHAEQGLKRKREQGVGCGASDEELMFSEEEECEVSSSGPASQAQLKIPAACGLLNLNGSVLSQPTSYRPRLLLQGRAGSGQSSHLAPAVLHALEKFTVYTLDMAVLFGASATAPEETCANIFVEAKRTSPSILYIPHIGQWWETVGSALRATFLSLLSSIPAFSPILLLATCSLRYDELSVEVQELFRVEYGEVFQVPVPTSRERRDFFEDLILNQAAKAPASKRKAVLRALEVLPVAPPPQPRQLTEEESRRLDEQEEDTLRELRLFLRDVTNRLSQDKRFKAFTKPVDLEEVPDYAEVIKTPMDLSTVLSRIDLHHYVTVKEFLQDVDLIWQNALKYNPDRDPSDRQIRHRACALKDTVHAIIREELDEDFEKICEEIKESRKTRGCFTARFAPSFYHVLPKQPRSAADASVTNAVPQSETAEASAAAATNTTASAPTTPKNTVHKKKRRKSRWSTGYIAKKKPSSSPHVSRDDASDEDDDDGDEEDAGKDGAAENHNAAAAKEGLVDVGTEPASAAGQEDELNTRVEETKKEPAAKDLIGGDENTERISVNTTKDTEEEEDNQHTITAKMVTEHQGEEEMEKSPSAEDQNSKGVPVGEAELNKSAELVAADATEPMAVDATEPMAVDATEASTPDATAAARSETDTSAERNVRRMTRALKNTVLQQHMIPVDKALQILNAESPPLVVDRDRLKELLDKVVTKTEGYEVYKLEKLYALLCQSIYRHRQDYNKTALIQELEQEIEDF, encoded by the exons GGTCACGTGGAGCTGAAGCAGGACGATGGAAGTGGTCTCACCCAGTCCCTCAGGAGCAGAAGACAAAGAGTCAAACTGGAAGTTTCTTTTGCTGACATGGAGCCCAGGAGCAGCTCTCCTGTGGATGAGGACAAAGCTGAAGGCTGCTGCACCAG GAAGTCGTCCCGGCTGCAGAGAGAAGCAAAATCCTCAGGTGAAAAGCAGCGAGAAG ATGTTTCAGATGAAGTGGAGGGATCGTCCACTTCCAAGAGGAGCCATTTTGAGCTGCAGAGCCGAggggtggaggaggaagaggaagaggaggaggatccaTCGGTGCGAAGAAGCTCCAGAATCACAAGATATAAACTGGACTCCCGTAATCAGTCTGCGCTCTACGATCGCCTCATCACCAA cacTGCAGAAGCAGTCCTCCAGAAGATGGACAACATGCAGAAAATGAGACGGCGGCTGAGAAGCAGAGACAGGGAAAATAACGAGGAG CTTGGTGTCTACAGCTCGGGGAGACTGAGAAGGTCTCTGAGCACGACCACCAAGAGTAATAAAACTGAGGAGAAGAACCCAG AAGCAGATGAAGACGATAATGGTGAAGAGGgagaagatgaagaggaggaggatgaagaagaagatGGCGAAGACgaggaagaagaaaaccatCAGCGCTACGACTTCCGGCAGAGGAAGACAGTAGTTCGCTACCAAGCCCCGTTAGACG AACCCCGGGAGCCCAGGAAACGCAGCATGTACTTTAAGGAGCACTCGTCTCCTACAAGACGCAGGTTCAGGTTCAGCTCCACAGCCCCCAGGAGCCCCTATAACCAAAGGAGAACCAGCAG GAGAAGGCACGCCATCCACAGCAGCGACTCCACGTCATCGTCCTCTGATGAGGAGAAGTTCCAGAGACGCAGGAGTTTGAACAGAAGTCGCTCGGTCAACAG ATGTCTGCCAATGAACCTTGTGAAAGAAGACCTCCTGGGGATCCACAAAGACCGCATGAAGATCGGCGCCAGCCTCGCTGATGTAGACCCCATGCACATCGACAAAACG GTTCGGTTTGACAGCATCGGGGGTCTGAGCAGACACATCTCAGCCCTGAAGGAAATGGTGGTGTTCCCTCTGCTCTACCCAGAGGTGTTTGAGAGGTTCAGAATACAACCACCAAG GGGCTGTCTGTTCTACGGGCCTCCGGGCACGGGGAAGACCCTGGTAGCCAGAGCCCTGGCCAATGAGTGCAGTCAGGGGGAGCGAAAGGTGGCCTTCTTTATGAGGAAAGGAGCAGACTGCCTGAGTAAATGGGTGGGAGAATCAGAGAGACAATTACGGCTGCTCTTTGATCAG gcCTATCAGATGCGCCCGTCCATCATCTTCTTTGATGAGATCGATGGTTTGGCTCCAGTCAGGTCCAGCCGTCAGGACCAGATCCACAG TTCAATCGTGTCGACCCTGCTGGCTCTGATGGACGGGCTGGACAGTCGAGGAGAGGTCGTGGTTATCGGAGCTACCAACAGACTGGACTCCATTGACCCAGCTCTGAGGAGACCCGGACGCTTCGACAGAGAGTTCCTGTTCGGCCTGCCGGACCGAGAG GCCAGGAAGGAGATTGTGAGGATCCACACCAGGCAGTGGAGTCCTCCACCAAGTGAGGCTTTCCTGGAGGAGCTTGCAGAAAAATGTGTTG gCTACTGTGGAGCAGATATCAAGGCAGTGTGCTCTGAGGCCGCATTGTGCGCTCTGCGGCGCCGCTACCCGCAGATCTACTCTTCATCCCAGAAGCTGGTTCTGGACGTGAACTCCATCGTCATCACTAACAAAGACTTCAAGTGCGCCATGTCCAAGATGGTACCGGCCGCCCAAAG GGCAGTCGTGTCACCAGCTAAGGCGCTGATTCCCACCATCCGACCTCTGCTGAGCGCCACCCTGCAGACGATACTGCACACAGTGAGGCGAGTGTTCCCGCATGCCGAGCAGGGgctgaagaggaagagagagcaag GTGTGGGCTGCGGGGCGTCAGATGAAGAGCTGATGTTTAGTGAGGAGGAAGAGTGCGAGGTCTCCTCCAGTGGACCGGCGTCTCAGGCTCAGTTGAAAATCCCTGCTGCCTGCGGCCTTCTGAACCTCAACGG GAGCGTGTTGAGTCAGCCGACGTCCTACCGTCcccggctgctgctgcagggcaGAGCGGGCTCGGGTCAGAGCTCACATCTGGCCCCTGCTGTTCTCCACGCTCTGGAGAAATTCAcagtgtacaccctggacatggCCGTCCTGTTTGGAGCCAGCGCAACGGCACCCGAAGAGACCTGCGCAAAT ATTTTCGTTGAGGCCAAGCGGACCTCCCCCAGCATCCTGTACATCCCCCACATCGGACAGTGGTGGGAAACGGTGGGTTCTGCTTTGAGAGCCACCTTCCTGAGCCTCCTCAGCTCCATCCCTGCCTTCTCGCCGATTCTGCTGTTGGCTACCTGCAGCCTCCGTTATGACGAGCTCAGTGTGGAG GTGCAGGAGTTGTTTCGGGTCGAGTATGGGGAGGTTTTTCAGGTGCCAGTGCCCACCAGCCGAGAGAGAAGGGACTTCTTTGAGGATCTAATCCTCAACCAGGCTGCAAAGGCCCCAGCCTCTAAAAGAAAAGCTG TGCTCCGTGCGTTGGAGGTGCTTCCGGTGGCCCCTCCACCTCAGCCTCGTCAGCTAACAGAGGAGGAGAGTCGGCGACTAGATGAGCAGGAGGAAGACACGCTCAGGGAGCTGCGGCTGTTTCTGCGCGACGTCACCAACCGCCTTTCTCAAGACAAACGCTTCAAGGCTTTTACTAAACCTGTGGATTTAGAGGAG GTTCCAGATTACGCTGAAGTAATCAAGACGCCCATGGACCTGTCGACGGTTCTCTCCAGGATCGACCTCCATCACTACGTCACGGTCAAAGAGTTCCTGCAGGACGTGGACCTCATCTGGCAGAACGCCCTCAAATACAACCCGGATAGGGACCCTTCAG ATCGTCAGATCCGTCACAGAGCGTGTGCCTTGAAGGACACCGTCCATGCCATCATCCGAGAAGAACTGGATGAAGATTTTGAGAAGATTTGTGAGGAAATTAAAGAGTCACGCAAAACAAGAG GTTGCTTCACGGCTCGATTTGCTCCCTCCTTTTACCACGTCCTTCCCAAACAGCCCAGATCGGCTGCAGACGCCAGTGTCACTAATGCTGTCCCCCAAAGTGAGACGGCTGAAGCCAGCGCAGCAGCTGCTACCAACACAACGGCCTCTGCTCCTACAACTCCCAAAAACACAG TGCATAAGAAGAAGCGGCGGAAAAGTCGCTGGTCTACTGGGTACATCGCAAAGAAGAAGCCTTCCTCATCCCCTCATGTGTCGAGAGATGACGCGTCTGACGAGGATGACGACGACGGAGACGAAGAGGATGCTGGAAAAGACGGAGCAGCAGAGAATCACAATGCTGCTGCAGCAAAAGAGGGTCTGGTAGATGTTGGGACAGAGCCAGCAAGTGCAGCAGGTCAGGAAGACGAGCTGAACACTCGGGTAGAGGAGACGAAGAAGGAGCCAGCTGCTAAAGACCTCATAGGAGGAGACGAGAACACTGAACGCATCTCTGTCAACACTACAAAGgacacagaggaagaggaggataaCCAGCACACCATCACAGCAAAGATGGTTACTGAACATCAGGGAGAGGAGGAGATGGAAAAGAGTCCTTCTGCTGAAGATCAAAACAGCAAAGGAGTACCGGTAGGTGAAGCGGAGCTGAATAAATCTGCTGAGCTGGTGGCGGCGGATGCAACAGAACCGATGGCGGTGGATGCAACAGAACCGATGGCGGTGGATGCAACAGAAGCATCGACCCCAGATGCGACCGCAGCTGCCAGGAGTGAGACGGACACAAGCGCAG AGCGAAACGTGAGACGAATGACCCGTGCCCTGAAGAACACcgtgctgcagcagcacatgATCCCAGTGGACAAAGCTCTGCAGATCCTCAACGCGGAAAGTCCTCCTCTGGTTGTGGACCGAGACAGGTTAAAG GAGCTGCTGGATAAGGTGGTGACAAAGACTGAAGGCTACGAGGTCTACAAGCTGGAGAAGCTCTATGCTCTCCTCTGCCAGAGCATCTACAGACACAGACAAGACTACAACAAAACCGCGTTGATACAG gagtTGGAGCAAGAAATCGAAGACTTCTGA
- the LOC105919623 gene encoding ATPase family AAA domain-containing protein 2 isoform X1 encodes MVVLRSNSGGVGAEPERRSLDLETSSDFLSLTPTLQRKSARVTRSSRTLNDSFSSPENASVNGHVELKQDDGSGLTQSLRSRRQRVKLEVSFADMEPRSSSPVDEDKAEGCCTRKSSRLQREAKSSGEKQREDVSDEVEGSSTSKRSHFELQSRGVEEEEEEEEDPSVRRSSRITRYKLDSRNQSALYDRLITNTAEAVLQKMDNMQKMRRRLRSRDRENNEELGVYSSGRLRRSLSTTTKSNKTEEKNPEADEDDNGEEGEDEEEEDEEEDGEDEEEENHQRYDFRQRKTVVRYQAPLDEPREPRKRSMYFKEHSSPTRRRFRFSSTAPRSPYNQRRTSRSSSERRRHAIHSSDSTSSSSDEEKFQRRRSLNRSRSVNRCLPMNLVKEDLLGIHKDRMKIGASLADVDPMHIDKTVRFDSIGGLSRHISALKEMVVFPLLYPEVFERFRIQPPRGCLFYGPPGTGKTLVARALANECSQGERKVAFFMRKGADCLSKWVGESERQLRLLFDQAYQMRPSIIFFDEIDGLAPVRSSRQDQIHSSIVSTLLALMDGLDSRGEVVVIGATNRLDSIDPALRRPGRFDREFLFGLPDREARKEIVRIHTRQWSPPPSEAFLEELAEKCVGYCGADIKAVCSEAALCALRRRYPQIYSSSQKLVLDVNSIVITNKDFKCAMSKMVPAAQRAVVSPAKALIPTIRPLLSATLQTILHTVRRVFPHAEQGLKRKREQGVGCGASDEELMFSEEEECEVSSSGPASQAQLKIPAACGLLNLNGSVLSQPTSYRPRLLLQGRAGSGQSSHLAPAVLHALEKFTVYTLDMAVLFGASATAPEETCANIFVEAKRTSPSILYIPHIGQWWETVGSALRATFLSLLSSIPAFSPILLLATCSLRYDELSVEVQELFRVEYGEVFQVPVPTSRERRDFFEDLILNQAAKAPASKRKAVLRALEVLPVAPPPQPRQLTEEESRRLDEQEEDTLRELRLFLRDVTNRLSQDKRFKAFTKPVDLEEVPDYAEVIKTPMDLSTVLSRIDLHHYVTVKEFLQDVDLIWQNALKYNPDRDPSDRQIRHRACALKDTVHAIIREELDEDFEKICEEIKESRKTRGCFTARFAPSFYHVLPKQPRSAADASVTNAVPQSETAEASAAAATNTTASAPTTPKNTVHKKKRRKSRWSTGYIAKKKPSSSPHVSRDDASDEDDDDGDEEDAGKDGAAENHNAAAAKEGLVDVGTEPASAAGQEDELNTRVEETKKEPAAKDLIGGDENTERISVNTTKDTEEEEDNQHTITAKMVTEHQGEEEMEKSPSAEDQNSKGVPVGEAELNKSAELVAADATEPMAVDATEPMAVDATEASTPDATAAARSETDTSAERNVRRMTRALKNTVLQQHMIPVDKALQILNAESPPLVVDRDRLKELLDKVVTKTEGYEVYKLEKLYALLCQSIYRHRQDYNKTALIQELEQEIEDF; translated from the exons GGTCACGTGGAGCTGAAGCAGGACGATGGAAGTGGTCTCACCCAGTCCCTCAGGAGCAGAAGACAAAGAGTCAAACTGGAAGTTTCTTTTGCTGACATGGAGCCCAGGAGCAGCTCTCCTGTGGATGAGGACAAAGCTGAAGGCTGCTGCACCAG GAAGTCGTCCCGGCTGCAGAGAGAAGCAAAATCCTCAGGTGAAAAGCAGCGAGAAG ATGTTTCAGATGAAGTGGAGGGATCGTCCACTTCCAAGAGGAGCCATTTTGAGCTGCAGAGCCGAggggtggaggaggaagaggaagaggaggaggatccaTCGGTGCGAAGAAGCTCCAGAATCACAAGATATAAACTGGACTCCCGTAATCAGTCTGCGCTCTACGATCGCCTCATCACCAA cacTGCAGAAGCAGTCCTCCAGAAGATGGACAACATGCAGAAAATGAGACGGCGGCTGAGAAGCAGAGACAGGGAAAATAACGAGGAG CTTGGTGTCTACAGCTCGGGGAGACTGAGAAGGTCTCTGAGCACGACCACCAAGAGTAATAAAACTGAGGAGAAGAACCCAG AAGCAGATGAAGACGATAATGGTGAAGAGGgagaagatgaagaggaggaggatgaagaagaagatGGCGAAGACgaggaagaagaaaaccatCAGCGCTACGACTTCCGGCAGAGGAAGACAGTAGTTCGCTACCAAGCCCCGTTAGACG AACCCCGGGAGCCCAGGAAACGCAGCATGTACTTTAAGGAGCACTCGTCTCCTACAAGACGCAGGTTCAGGTTCAGCTCCACAGCCCCCAGGAGCCCCTATAACCAAAGGAGAACCAGCAG GAGTAGTTCTGAGAG GAGAAGGCACGCCATCCACAGCAGCGACTCCACGTCATCGTCCTCTGATGAGGAGAAGTTCCAGAGACGCAGGAGTTTGAACAGAAGTCGCTCGGTCAACAG ATGTCTGCCAATGAACCTTGTGAAAGAAGACCTCCTGGGGATCCACAAAGACCGCATGAAGATCGGCGCCAGCCTCGCTGATGTAGACCCCATGCACATCGACAAAACG GTTCGGTTTGACAGCATCGGGGGTCTGAGCAGACACATCTCAGCCCTGAAGGAAATGGTGGTGTTCCCTCTGCTCTACCCAGAGGTGTTTGAGAGGTTCAGAATACAACCACCAAG GGGCTGTCTGTTCTACGGGCCTCCGGGCACGGGGAAGACCCTGGTAGCCAGAGCCCTGGCCAATGAGTGCAGTCAGGGGGAGCGAAAGGTGGCCTTCTTTATGAGGAAAGGAGCAGACTGCCTGAGTAAATGGGTGGGAGAATCAGAGAGACAATTACGGCTGCTCTTTGATCAG gcCTATCAGATGCGCCCGTCCATCATCTTCTTTGATGAGATCGATGGTTTGGCTCCAGTCAGGTCCAGCCGTCAGGACCAGATCCACAG TTCAATCGTGTCGACCCTGCTGGCTCTGATGGACGGGCTGGACAGTCGAGGAGAGGTCGTGGTTATCGGAGCTACCAACAGACTGGACTCCATTGACCCAGCTCTGAGGAGACCCGGACGCTTCGACAGAGAGTTCCTGTTCGGCCTGCCGGACCGAGAG GCCAGGAAGGAGATTGTGAGGATCCACACCAGGCAGTGGAGTCCTCCACCAAGTGAGGCTTTCCTGGAGGAGCTTGCAGAAAAATGTGTTG gCTACTGTGGAGCAGATATCAAGGCAGTGTGCTCTGAGGCCGCATTGTGCGCTCTGCGGCGCCGCTACCCGCAGATCTACTCTTCATCCCAGAAGCTGGTTCTGGACGTGAACTCCATCGTCATCACTAACAAAGACTTCAAGTGCGCCATGTCCAAGATGGTACCGGCCGCCCAAAG GGCAGTCGTGTCACCAGCTAAGGCGCTGATTCCCACCATCCGACCTCTGCTGAGCGCCACCCTGCAGACGATACTGCACACAGTGAGGCGAGTGTTCCCGCATGCCGAGCAGGGgctgaagaggaagagagagcaag GTGTGGGCTGCGGGGCGTCAGATGAAGAGCTGATGTTTAGTGAGGAGGAAGAGTGCGAGGTCTCCTCCAGTGGACCGGCGTCTCAGGCTCAGTTGAAAATCCCTGCTGCCTGCGGCCTTCTGAACCTCAACGG GAGCGTGTTGAGTCAGCCGACGTCCTACCGTCcccggctgctgctgcagggcaGAGCGGGCTCGGGTCAGAGCTCACATCTGGCCCCTGCTGTTCTCCACGCTCTGGAGAAATTCAcagtgtacaccctggacatggCCGTCCTGTTTGGAGCCAGCGCAACGGCACCCGAAGAGACCTGCGCAAAT ATTTTCGTTGAGGCCAAGCGGACCTCCCCCAGCATCCTGTACATCCCCCACATCGGACAGTGGTGGGAAACGGTGGGTTCTGCTTTGAGAGCCACCTTCCTGAGCCTCCTCAGCTCCATCCCTGCCTTCTCGCCGATTCTGCTGTTGGCTACCTGCAGCCTCCGTTATGACGAGCTCAGTGTGGAG GTGCAGGAGTTGTTTCGGGTCGAGTATGGGGAGGTTTTTCAGGTGCCAGTGCCCACCAGCCGAGAGAGAAGGGACTTCTTTGAGGATCTAATCCTCAACCAGGCTGCAAAGGCCCCAGCCTCTAAAAGAAAAGCTG TGCTCCGTGCGTTGGAGGTGCTTCCGGTGGCCCCTCCACCTCAGCCTCGTCAGCTAACAGAGGAGGAGAGTCGGCGACTAGATGAGCAGGAGGAAGACACGCTCAGGGAGCTGCGGCTGTTTCTGCGCGACGTCACCAACCGCCTTTCTCAAGACAAACGCTTCAAGGCTTTTACTAAACCTGTGGATTTAGAGGAG GTTCCAGATTACGCTGAAGTAATCAAGACGCCCATGGACCTGTCGACGGTTCTCTCCAGGATCGACCTCCATCACTACGTCACGGTCAAAGAGTTCCTGCAGGACGTGGACCTCATCTGGCAGAACGCCCTCAAATACAACCCGGATAGGGACCCTTCAG ATCGTCAGATCCGTCACAGAGCGTGTGCCTTGAAGGACACCGTCCATGCCATCATCCGAGAAGAACTGGATGAAGATTTTGAGAAGATTTGTGAGGAAATTAAAGAGTCACGCAAAACAAGAG GTTGCTTCACGGCTCGATTTGCTCCCTCCTTTTACCACGTCCTTCCCAAACAGCCCAGATCGGCTGCAGACGCCAGTGTCACTAATGCTGTCCCCCAAAGTGAGACGGCTGAAGCCAGCGCAGCAGCTGCTACCAACACAACGGCCTCTGCTCCTACAACTCCCAAAAACACAG TGCATAAGAAGAAGCGGCGGAAAAGTCGCTGGTCTACTGGGTACATCGCAAAGAAGAAGCCTTCCTCATCCCCTCATGTGTCGAGAGATGACGCGTCTGACGAGGATGACGACGACGGAGACGAAGAGGATGCTGGAAAAGACGGAGCAGCAGAGAATCACAATGCTGCTGCAGCAAAAGAGGGTCTGGTAGATGTTGGGACAGAGCCAGCAAGTGCAGCAGGTCAGGAAGACGAGCTGAACACTCGGGTAGAGGAGACGAAGAAGGAGCCAGCTGCTAAAGACCTCATAGGAGGAGACGAGAACACTGAACGCATCTCTGTCAACACTACAAAGgacacagaggaagaggaggataaCCAGCACACCATCACAGCAAAGATGGTTACTGAACATCAGGGAGAGGAGGAGATGGAAAAGAGTCCTTCTGCTGAAGATCAAAACAGCAAAGGAGTACCGGTAGGTGAAGCGGAGCTGAATAAATCTGCTGAGCTGGTGGCGGCGGATGCAACAGAACCGATGGCGGTGGATGCAACAGAACCGATGGCGGTGGATGCAACAGAAGCATCGACCCCAGATGCGACCGCAGCTGCCAGGAGTGAGACGGACACAAGCGCAG AGCGAAACGTGAGACGAATGACCCGTGCCCTGAAGAACACcgtgctgcagcagcacatgATCCCAGTGGACAAAGCTCTGCAGATCCTCAACGCGGAAAGTCCTCCTCTGGTTGTGGACCGAGACAGGTTAAAG GAGCTGCTGGATAAGGTGGTGACAAAGACTGAAGGCTACGAGGTCTACAAGCTGGAGAAGCTCTATGCTCTCCTCTGCCAGAGCATCTACAGACACAGACAAGACTACAACAAAACCGCGTTGATACAG gagtTGGAGCAAGAAATCGAAGACTTCTGA